The genome window GCGGAGGAAGTAGACGCCGGAGGGCAAACCCGACAGGGGCAAATCCAGCTGGTGTTCGCCGGGGCCTAGTTCGCGGGAAAAGAGGCGCTGTCCGCGCAGGTTGTAAAGGGCGAGGGAACCGGAAGCGTCGGAGGGCAGAAAGGCTTTGGCGAAAGCAATTTCTCCACAACGGAGGGGGTTGGGAAAAACGCCGGAAAGCCAGGCCTGATCGCCAATGGTGGGGGAAAGGTGATCATCCGTCCAGGTGCCGTCGGCGCTGATTTTGGCCGCGAAGATGTCGTCGCCGCTGACGGCGGTCACCTGGATCGGCCCGAAAGCGGCCAGCAGGCCGAAGGTCCCGGTCACGCGGCAGGAGCCGTCGGATACCGCGGCCGCGCCTCTGGCCCAGTCCCAGCCTTCGCCCCCGGCGCTTTTCGCCCACATCCAGTCGCCAGCGTCGCTGATCTTGGCCACGTAGAGTTCGGCTTCCATCCCGGTGAGGTTGGTTCCACCGAAAGCTGCGGGGCTGTTGAAATATCCGGTGATGAAGGCGTTTCCGGCGGGGTTTGCAGCCACGCCATAGCTGAAATCGTGGCTGGGTCCACCGCCGCTATTCGCCCAAAGCCAGTTGCCCTCAGGATCCAATTTGGCCACAAAGACATCCGCCATACCTGGTCCGGTGAGGTTTTGAGCGCCGAAAGCGGCGGTTCCCACAAAGAATCCCGTTACAAAAGAGTTTCCGGCGGGATCGACGCTGATCCCCCAGGCCTGGTCTTCCTCCGCTCCTCCGGCGCTGGCGGCCCAGAGCCATTCCCCAGAGGGG of Candidatus Cloacimonadota bacterium contains these proteins:
- a CDS encoding T9SS type A sorting domain-containing protein gives rise to the protein MLNSVVRFAAIIVYLVSAPVLAAQTAEWTWVTHAGAVGTNGSKGISADPAGNSYITGYFLGSPNFGATNLDNQGDRDIFVAKLSPSGEWLWAASAGGAEEDQAWGISVDPAGNSFVTGFFVGTAAFGAQNLTGPGMADVFVAKLDPEGNWLWANSGGGPSHDFSYGVAANPAGNAFITGYFNSPAAFGGTNLTGMEAELYVAKISDAGDWMWAKSAGGEGWDWARGAAAVSDGSCRVTGTFGLLAAFGPIQVTAVSGDDIFAAKISADGTWTDDHLSPTIGDQAWLSGVFPNPLRCGEIAFAKAFLPSDASGSLALYNLRGQRLFSRELGPGEHQLDLPLSGLPSGVYFLRLTASAGAVTKKIILLD